The following proteins come from a genomic window of Geomonas sp. RF6:
- a CDS encoding hybrid sensor histidine kinase/response regulator encodes MSKPLKLLLIEDSEEDCLLLLRQLSRGGYAPVHKRVETEKDMRLALAEEEWDFIISDYKMPSFDAPGALQVLHDHGGDIPFVIVSGKIGEDLAVAALKAGANDYLMKGNLARLVPVVERELRDAEDRRNHRTVEEAVRRGKAEWEAVFDAVSDMVIITDSDGRITRCNGRVNTYFPLGYKALIGQQIDEIFFGSDELERRVFRFIHSAQGEVDEDIRFPKLNGWFNVASYPMRFSGDRTGIVFIIKDITKRKEVEEEKRTSDRELLTLYAVAFRLQYAQGVEKIMGDLLFQLHNMLQVEFSCIHLLDRGNLKLRASLGISRSFEKAMEVLPKGTKYHASVMGGKPFRGDNPDDTFPPKALEAAQEMGLRSWSAIPIKLVNEVMGVMTVATRSERSYTERDVFLLSSISGQLAVLIENHNLYNSMKEKAEELHRSKEELRENLEKVEMANRELGRLNTVKNNFIGMASHELKTPITSILGGVEFLLKYADIKMTPEQRTIFTSVYEGTVQLRRLVEDLLSISRIEAHGPNLHKKEVPLMRLCREVHDMLLLPLSERQIRVHIAADETLVPVDEALAQLAIRNLMENAVKFTPDGGEVRLSGKVLKKRSLSRLEEELRPFYTEMPAALRWAKEFFVLEVQDTGIGIPVEERVRIFDKFYGVGDIAHHSSGNTAFMSKGTGLGLSIVRGIMDVHEGAVWVTGDNKGSLFSLLFPVK; translated from the coding sequence ATGTCCAAGCCTCTCAAATTGCTGTTGATCGAAGACTCCGAGGAGGATTGCCTCCTCCTTTTGCGCCAGCTCTCGCGCGGCGGGTACGCGCCGGTGCACAAGAGGGTGGAGACGGAGAAGGACATGCGGCTCGCCCTGGCGGAGGAGGAGTGGGACTTCATCATCTCCGACTACAAGATGCCCTCCTTCGACGCGCCGGGTGCGCTGCAGGTGCTGCACGATCATGGCGGCGATATCCCCTTCGTCATCGTCTCCGGAAAGATCGGCGAAGATCTCGCGGTAGCGGCGCTGAAGGCGGGTGCTAACGACTACCTCATGAAGGGGAACCTCGCGCGCCTCGTGCCGGTCGTGGAGCGGGAGCTGCGCGACGCGGAGGACCGCAGGAATCATCGCACCGTCGAGGAGGCGGTGCGCCGCGGCAAGGCGGAGTGGGAGGCCGTCTTCGATGCGGTCTCCGACATGGTCATCATCACCGATTCGGATGGGCGGATCACGCGCTGCAACGGCAGGGTGAACACCTACTTCCCCCTCGGCTACAAGGCTCTGATAGGGCAGCAGATCGACGAGATCTTCTTCGGCTCCGACGAGCTGGAGCGCCGCGTCTTCCGCTTCATCCACAGCGCGCAGGGGGAGGTCGACGAGGACATCCGGTTTCCGAAGCTGAACGGGTGGTTCAACGTCGCGAGCTACCCGATGCGCTTCTCCGGGGACCGCACCGGGATCGTCTTCATCATCAAGGACATCACCAAGAGAAAAGAGGTGGAGGAGGAGAAAAGGACCAGCGACCGCGAGCTCCTCACCCTGTACGCCGTGGCCTTCCGGCTGCAGTACGCGCAGGGGGTGGAGAAGATCATGGGGGACCTCCTCTTCCAGCTGCACAACATGCTCCAGGTGGAGTTCTCCTGCATCCACCTCCTCGACAGGGGAAACCTGAAGCTGCGCGCCTCCCTCGGGATCTCCCGCTCCTTTGAGAAGGCGATGGAGGTACTTCCGAAGGGGACGAAGTACCATGCTTCCGTCATGGGTGGAAAACCGTTCCGCGGCGACAATCCCGACGACACCTTCCCGCCGAAGGCGCTGGAGGCGGCTCAGGAGATGGGGCTGCGTTCGTGGTCCGCCATCCCCATAAAACTCGTCAACGAGGTCATGGGGGTGATGACCGTCGCCACCCGTTCGGAGAGGAGCTACACCGAGCGCGACGTCTTTCTCCTTTCCTCCATCTCAGGGCAGCTGGCGGTCCTCATCGAGAACCACAACCTGTACAACTCCATGAAGGAAAAGGCGGAGGAGCTGCACCGGAGCAAGGAGGAGCTGAGGGAAAACCTGGAAAAGGTGGAGATGGCGAACCGCGAGCTCGGCCGCCTGAACACGGTGAAGAACAACTTCATCGGGATGGCCTCCCACGAGCTGAAGACCCCGATCACCTCCATCCTCGGCGGCGTGGAGTTTCTCCTGAAGTACGCCGACATCAAGATGACCCCGGAGCAGCGCACGATCTTCACCTCCGTGTACGAGGGGACCGTGCAGCTGCGCAGGCTGGTGGAGGACCTCCTTTCCATCTCCAGAATAGAGGCGCACGGGCCGAACCTGCACAAGAAGGAAGTGCCCCTCATGCGGCTGTGCCGGGAGGTGCACGACATGCTCCTGCTCCCCCTCTCGGAGCGGCAGATCCGGGTGCACATCGCTGCGGACGAGACGCTCGTGCCGGTGGACGAGGCGCTGGCGCAGCTTGCCATCAGAAACCTCATGGAGAACGCGGTGAAGTTCACCCCCGACGGCGGCGAGGTCCGTCTCTCCGGAAAGGTGCTGAAGAAGCGGTCCCTGTCCCGGCTGGAGGAGGAGCTGCGTCCCTTCTACACGGAGATGCCGGCGGCGTTACGGTGGGCAAAGGAGTTCTTCGTGCTGGAGGTGCAGGACACCGGGATCGGCATTCCGGTGGAGGAGCGGGTGCGCATCTTCGACAAGTTCTACGGGGTAGGGGACATCGCGCACCACTCCTCGGGGAACACCGCCTTCATGTCGAAAGGGACCGGCCTCGGCCTCTCCATCGTGAGAGGGATCATGGACGTCCACGAAGGCGCCGTCTGGGTCACCGGCGACAACAAGGGGAGCCTCTTCTCGCTCCTTTTCCCGGTGAAGTAG
- a CDS encoding ABC transporter ATP-binding protein, with protein sequence MPQAIKIDQVTKSYGGFKAVDTFSLEVERGTVFGLLGPNGAGKTTLIKILTTLMRPTSGDAYVQGFSVLSAAKEVRRLIGVVPQENNLDRYLTARENLILHGRMHGLSPSQYNPRIDELLELTGLAGRQHDFPDTFSGGMQRRLVVARAMVHEPQVLFLDEPTTGLDPQSRRMLWEHIRSLRRRMTVFLTTHYMDEADTLCDRIVIMDHGTALVDGTAAQLKETFSQMHIYELEFRTNGDGYEALLSALPFVTSVERKGAQYQLTLSGEESLKPLLDIVGADLKRIHFREPSLEDVFIGLTGEKVRE encoded by the coding sequence ATGCCGCAGGCAATCAAGATAGACCAGGTCACCAAGAGCTACGGCGGTTTCAAGGCCGTCGACACCTTCTCTCTGGAGGTGGAGAGGGGCACCGTCTTCGGACTTCTCGGCCCGAACGGCGCGGGGAAAACCACCCTCATAAAGATCCTCACCACCCTCATGCGCCCCACCTCCGGCGACGCCTACGTCCAGGGGTTCAGCGTCCTCTCCGCCGCGAAGGAGGTGCGCCGCCTGATCGGCGTCGTCCCCCAGGAGAACAACCTCGACCGCTACCTCACCGCGCGGGAGAACCTGATCCTGCACGGCAGGATGCACGGCCTCTCCCCGTCCCAGTACAATCCCCGCATCGACGAGCTCCTGGAGTTGACCGGCCTCGCCGGCCGCCAGCACGACTTTCCCGACACCTTTTCCGGCGGGATGCAGCGACGGCTCGTGGTGGCGCGCGCCATGGTGCACGAGCCGCAGGTCCTCTTCCTGGACGAGCCAACGACGGGACTCGATCCGCAGTCCAGAAGGATGCTCTGGGAGCACATCCGCTCCCTGCGCCGGCGCATGACCGTCTTTCTCACCACCCACTACATGGACGAGGCGGACACGCTCTGCGACCGGATAGTCATCATGGACCACGGCACCGCGCTCGTCGACGGGACCGCCGCGCAGCTGAAGGAAACCTTCTCCCAGATGCACATATACGAGCTGGAGTTTCGCACCAACGGTGACGGCTACGAGGCGCTCCTCTCCGCGCTCCCCTTCGTCACCTCCGTGGAGAGAAAGGGGGCGCAGTACCAGCTCACCCTTTCAGGTGAGGAGTCGCTGAAGCCGCTCCTCGATATCGTGGGTGCCGACCTGAAGAGGATCCACTTCCGCGAGCCGTCCCTGGAGGACGTCTTTATCGGGCTTACCGGGGAGAAGGTGAGAGAGTAA
- a CDS encoding ABC transporter permease — MLKGAFSIWGRDMLVLRRSIFSELLSVVAYPLTLYLAFGFGLRGYIADVEGIPYPLFIAPGLITMTAVNAAFDESSWSMWFHRKVQRTIEEYRVTPVTVYDIVIGKIFSGFSQGAIKGAVVFLVILVLTPFRIEYAHLPLYILCLALASMTFSCLGTICGTTIDKPENIGRVSSVIIVPLIFMAGIFFPLSSYPPSILPFIRLLPTTAVFEGARDALLKGEIAPEYLVNLVVTAALSFALAVFTFNRKMSE, encoded by the coding sequence GTGTTGAAAGGGGCCTTTTCAATCTGGGGCAGGGACATGCTGGTACTGAGGAGGAGCATCTTCTCCGAGCTCCTCTCCGTCGTCGCCTACCCCCTCACCCTCTATCTCGCCTTCGGCTTCGGGTTGCGCGGCTACATCGCCGACGTCGAGGGTATTCCCTATCCGCTCTTCATAGCGCCGGGGCTCATCACCATGACCGCGGTGAACGCCGCCTTCGACGAGAGCTCCTGGAGCATGTGGTTTCACCGCAAGGTGCAGCGCACGATAGAGGAGTACCGGGTGACTCCGGTCACCGTGTACGACATCGTGATCGGAAAGATCTTCTCCGGCTTCTCGCAGGGCGCCATCAAGGGGGCGGTGGTCTTCCTGGTGATCCTCGTTTTGACCCCTTTCCGCATCGAGTACGCCCACCTCCCCCTCTACATCCTCTGCCTGGCGCTCGCCTCCATGACCTTCTCCTGCCTCGGTACGATCTGCGGCACCACCATCGACAAGCCGGAGAACATCGGGCGGGTGTCGTCGGTGATCATCGTCCCCCTCATCTTCATGGCGGGGATCTTCTTCCCCCTCTCCTCGTATCCCCCCTCGATCCTCCCCTTCATACGGCTCCTCCCCACGACCGCCGTTTTCGAGGGGGCGAGGGACGCTCTCCTGAAAGGGGAGATCGCGCCGGAGTACCTCGTAAACCTCGTCGTCACGGCCGCCCTTTCCTTTGCACTGGCTGTATTTACCTTCAACCGGAAAATGTCGGAGTAG
- a CDS encoding radical SAM/SPASM domain-containing protein, producing the protein MAEEFVPKWLAWETTQRCNLKCVHCRCSSELTSSEGDFTTEEGKKLLKDIADFSKPVVVLSGGEPLMRPDIFELAAYGTSLGLRMCMATNGALVTDEVCQKMKEADIKMVSLSLDGSCPEVHDDFRQCPGAFEGVVRAANLFKKHGQKFLINSSFTKRNQHDIANTFKVAKSLGATAWYMFMIVPTGRGEEIMNELISKEDYEEILDWHYHQEKMEDEILMRPTCAPHYYRIVPQKAKSEGEKFERRSLTFSTGGGKGCIAAQTICLIDCFGNVKPCSYFHRTAGNVKTTPFREIWENSEIFNDLRDFKSYKGKCGQCEYLNVCGGCRARADAVHGDYMEEEPFCNYVPIKMQREQNKG; encoded by the coding sequence ATGGCTGAAGAGTTTGTACCGAAATGGCTCGCCTGGGAGACCACCCAGCGTTGCAACCTGAAGTGCGTCCACTGCCGTTGCTCCTCGGAATTGACTTCGTCCGAAGGGGATTTCACTACTGAAGAGGGGAAAAAGCTGCTGAAGGATATCGCCGACTTTTCGAAGCCGGTGGTGGTCCTTTCCGGCGGAGAGCCCCTCATGCGCCCCGACATCTTCGAGCTCGCCGCCTACGGCACCTCGCTCGGGCTGCGGATGTGCATGGCCACCAACGGCGCGCTCGTCACCGACGAGGTGTGCCAGAAGATGAAAGAGGCCGACATCAAGATGGTCTCCCTCTCCCTCGACGGCTCCTGCCCCGAGGTGCACGACGACTTCCGTCAGTGCCCCGGCGCCTTCGAAGGGGTGGTGCGCGCCGCCAACCTGTTCAAGAAGCACGGCCAGAAGTTCCTGATCAACTCCTCCTTCACCAAGAGAAACCAGCACGACATCGCCAACACCTTCAAGGTGGCGAAGTCCCTCGGCGCCACCGCATGGTACATGTTCATGATCGTACCGACCGGCCGCGGCGAGGAGATCATGAACGAGCTCATCTCCAAGGAAGATTACGAGGAGATCCTCGACTGGCACTACCACCAGGAGAAGATGGAGGACGAGATCCTCATGCGCCCGACCTGCGCGCCGCACTACTACCGCATCGTGCCGCAGAAGGCGAAGTCGGAAGGGGAGAAGTTCGAGCGCCGCTCCCTTACCTTCTCCACCGGCGGCGGGAAGGGGTGCATCGCGGCGCAGACGATCTGCCTCATCGACTGCTTCGGCAACGTGAAACCGTGCTCCTACTTCCACCGCACCGCGGGTAACGTGAAGACGACCCCCTTCAGGGAGATCTGGGAAAACTCGGAGATCTTCAACGACCTGCGCGATTTCAAGAGCTACAAGGGGAAATGCGGTCAGTGCGAGTACCTGAACGTCTGCGGCGGGTGCCGCGCCCGCGCCGATGCGGTGCACGGCGACTACATGGAAGAAGAACCGTTCTGCAACTACGTCCCGATCAAGATGCAGCGGGAGCAGAACAAGGGGTAG
- the hemE gene encoding uroporphyrinogen decarboxylase: protein MNTSFLDACWGKPVDRVPVWLMRQAGRYLPDYMRVRSKCTFLELCKTPELATEVTVQPVDILGVDAAILFSDILTPIEPMGMKLDFVPGPVFEKPIRTMADVEALRIPEMERDVPYVLDAVKMLRKELAAKVPLIGFGGAPFTLACYMVEGKGSKDFAALKKMMYAEPEVYAALMEKITTMDMEYLNAQIKAGAQAIQIFDTWGGMLSPSDYERYVLPYTQRLINGLNRTNIPVIHFVKGAGTMLEIVKEAGGDVMGLDWHVNLGKARDVLGNMAVQGNLDPTVLFAPKEIIEREVQRVLDENAGRPGLIFNLGHGILPTVPPENAIFMVETVHRLSQK from the coding sequence ATGAATACTTCTTTCCTTGATGCCTGCTGGGGCAAACCGGTCGACAGGGTCCCCGTATGGCTCATGCGCCAGGCGGGGCGCTATCTCCCCGACTACATGCGCGTGCGTTCCAAGTGCACCTTCCTGGAGCTGTGCAAGACTCCGGAGCTCGCTACCGAAGTCACCGTGCAGCCGGTGGACATCCTCGGCGTCGATGCGGCGATCCTCTTCTCCGACATCCTCACCCCGATCGAGCCGATGGGGATGAAGCTCGACTTCGTCCCGGGGCCGGTCTTCGAGAAGCCGATCCGCACCATGGCCGACGTGGAGGCGCTGCGCATCCCCGAGATGGAGCGCGACGTACCGTACGTCCTTGACGCCGTGAAGATGCTGCGCAAGGAACTGGCCGCGAAGGTCCCCCTGATCGGCTTCGGCGGCGCTCCCTTCACCCTCGCCTGCTACATGGTGGAAGGGAAGGGCTCGAAGGACTTCGCTGCGCTGAAGAAGATGATGTACGCAGAGCCCGAAGTGTACGCGGCGCTGATGGAAAAGATCACCACCATGGACATGGAGTACCTGAACGCCCAGATCAAGGCGGGCGCGCAGGCGATCCAGATCTTCGACACCTGGGGCGGCATGCTTTCCCCGTCCGACTACGAGCGCTACGTCCTCCCCTACACCCAGAGGCTCATCAACGGTCTGAACCGCACCAACATCCCGGTAATCCACTTCGTGAAGGGCGCCGGCACCATGCTGGAGATCGTGAAGGAAGCAGGCGGCGATGTCATGGGGCTCGACTGGCACGTGAACCTCGGGAAAGCGAGGGACGTGCTCGGGAACATGGCGGTTCAGGGGAACCTCGATCCGACGGTCCTCTTCGCGCCGAAAGAGATCATCGAGCGCGAAGTGCAGCGCGTGCTGGACGAGAACGCCGGCCGCCCGGGCCTGATCTTCAACCTGGGTCACGGCATCCTCCCCACCGTTCCCCCCGAAAACGCCATCTTCATGGTGGAGACGGTGCACAGGCTGTCGCAGAAGTAA
- a CDS encoding sigma-54 interaction domain-containing protein, with protein MPRLDARIKTDLLAKFIYRGKGGQTEETVTIKELSLSGGLLSGSAHIPEQLFLLVLKLPLNGEVEVVAEPVRVKHGLVAVRFYYANKAAASLLWQYIRDFLHNDGCPYCGSKTESKGDSCPACGHCLNFDDDTYLKLHMKASFVERIQSRLDRLDGEMLQKVIGFLDAEMAEKVNQCHEDIFIGRSPHLQQVSTLIRKAANTDMNVLVLGESGTGKELTAKAIHERSVRKGKPFVTVNCAAIPEGLLEAELFGYERGAFTGAVTTKKGKFEIADGGSVFLDEIGDLPQLLQGKLLRFLEDRIVEKVGGHLSRKVDVRVIAATNCDLESMVRDGSFRIDLFFRLNSFTIKLPPLRERGEDKVILARYFLKRLSKSEGTTFREFSERSILAMRKYSWPGNVRELINKVRRGLVMATGEEIEPADMELDGNALFTVASSRPPTQDTQREIIIEALTQNNFIISHTARTLKISRPTLYAMIKRYGINLPSRKPSVLYLAD; from the coding sequence ATGCCTCGACTCGATGCAAGGATAAAGACCGACCTGCTGGCGAAGTTTATCTATCGCGGCAAGGGCGGCCAGACCGAGGAAACGGTCACCATAAAGGAGCTCAGCCTCAGCGGCGGTTTGCTGAGCGGCTCCGCGCATATCCCCGAGCAACTCTTCCTGCTGGTCCTGAAACTCCCCCTCAACGGTGAAGTAGAAGTCGTGGCGGAACCTGTGCGGGTGAAGCACGGCCTGGTCGCCGTCCGCTTCTACTATGCCAACAAGGCGGCGGCTTCCCTCCTTTGGCAGTACATACGCGATTTCCTGCACAACGACGGTTGCCCCTATTGCGGCTCAAAAACCGAATCGAAGGGGGACTCCTGTCCGGCCTGTGGCCACTGCCTCAACTTCGACGACGATACCTATCTCAAGTTGCACATGAAGGCCTCTTTCGTGGAGAGGATCCAGAGCCGGCTCGACCGGCTGGACGGGGAAATGCTGCAAAAGGTGATCGGCTTTCTGGACGCCGAGATGGCCGAAAAGGTGAACCAGTGCCACGAGGACATCTTCATCGGCCGCTCCCCTCACCTGCAGCAGGTCTCCACGCTGATCCGGAAGGCGGCGAACACCGACATGAACGTGCTGGTGCTCGGGGAGAGCGGGACCGGGAAGGAGCTGACCGCGAAGGCGATCCACGAGCGGAGTGTGCGGAAGGGGAAGCCGTTTGTCACGGTAAACTGTGCCGCCATACCGGAAGGGCTCCTGGAGGCGGAGCTCTTCGGCTACGAGAGGGGGGCCTTCACTGGGGCGGTCACCACGAAGAAGGGAAAATTCGAAATCGCCGACGGCGGGTCCGTTTTCCTCGACGAGATAGGGGATCTCCCGCAGCTCCTGCAGGGGAAGCTCCTCAGATTTCTGGAGGACCGCATCGTCGAGAAGGTGGGGGGGCACTTGAGCAGGAAGGTGGATGTGAGGGTTATCGCCGCCACGAACTGCGACCTGGAGTCGATGGTGCGCGACGGCTCCTTCAGGATCGACCTTTTCTTCCGCCTGAACAGCTTCACCATCAAGCTCCCGCCGCTGCGCGAGAGGGGGGAGGACAAGGTCATCCTCGCCAGATACTTCCTGAAGCGGCTGAGCAAGAGTGAGGGAACGACCTTCAGGGAGTTCTCCGAGCGCTCCATCCTCGCAATGCGCAAGTACAGCTGGCCCGGAAACGTACGGGAGCTGATAAACAAGGTACGGCGCGGGCTGGTGATGGCGACCGGAGAGGAGATCGAGCCTGCCGACATGGAGCTCGACGGCAACGCCCTCTTCACGGTCGCGAGCAGCAGGCCCCCGACTCAGGACACCCAGCGGGAGATCATCATCGAGGCCCTCACCCAGAACAACTTCATCATCTCCCACACCGCCCGCACCCTGAAAATCAGCCGCCCCACCCTCTATGCCATGATAAAGAGATATGGCATCAACCTCCCCTCCCGGAAGCCGAGCGTGCTGTACCTCGCCGACTGA
- a CDS encoding bacteriohemerythrin, with amino-acid sequence MSQTTRAFALNAAIVTSTVAILTTCNRSGSITVALFLWVAILAISSFACWVLSRKSDASLKEVTIALEKVAQGDLSLRVKEEGTGDIARLGKAFNLMLGDWNRMMHKFFSVTDLVRDSVVLVKATTEATMAAAEDVAMQASTIATASEEMSATSSDIARSCLHAAENAQIATDETTRGADIVRNSSVLMESISQRVTDTSQTVAGLGKRSDQIGAIAGTIEDIADQTNLLALNAAIEAARAGEMGRGFAVVADEVRALAERTTKATKEIDGMIRSIQQETQAAVGSMSEGVEQVNKGTAETRRSGEALAGILGQINDLTMQVSQIATAAEEQTATTHEITNNIQMITSVVNSNVVSARGTSDATSRLAQQVDELHELVGHFRLSELLVWDASFSTSIALFDGHHKKLFEMINELSKAMQEKKTKEIIGSILKRLVEYTGSHFAAEEEAFRKTGYPDAEKHCQLHADLVRQVLDLQEKFESGTVVLTAEVTDFLQDWLVNHIKGTDRSYSAHLRKHGVK; translated from the coding sequence ATGTCCCAAACGACACGAGCATTTGCGCTGAATGCCGCAATCGTAACTTCTACCGTAGCAATCCTCACCACCTGCAACCGCAGTGGAAGCATCACCGTCGCTCTCTTTCTTTGGGTTGCCATCCTTGCAATCTCTTCCTTTGCCTGCTGGGTCCTTTCACGAAAGAGCGATGCCTCCTTGAAAGAGGTCACCATCGCGCTCGAAAAGGTCGCCCAGGGGGATCTGTCGCTGCGCGTCAAGGAAGAGGGGACCGGTGACATCGCCCGCCTCGGAAAGGCGTTCAACCTGATGCTGGGCGACTGGAACAGGATGATGCACAAGTTCTTTTCCGTGACCGACCTGGTGCGCGACTCGGTAGTGCTCGTGAAGGCGACTACCGAGGCGACGATGGCCGCAGCAGAGGATGTGGCGATGCAGGCGAGCACCATCGCCACCGCCAGCGAGGAGATGTCCGCCACCTCCAGCGACATCGCCCGCAGCTGTCTCCACGCCGCGGAAAACGCACAGATCGCTACCGACGAGACGACCCGTGGCGCCGATATCGTGCGAAACAGCTCCGTCCTTATGGAAAGCATCTCCCAGCGAGTCACCGACACCTCGCAGACGGTGGCCGGGCTCGGAAAGCGCTCCGATCAGATCGGCGCCATCGCCGGCACCATCGAGGACATCGCCGACCAGACCAATCTCCTGGCGCTGAACGCAGCTATCGAGGCGGCGCGAGCAGGAGAGATGGGGCGCGGCTTCGCGGTCGTTGCGGACGAGGTTCGCGCTCTGGCGGAACGGACCACGAAGGCGACGAAGGAGATCGACGGCATGATCAGGTCGATCCAGCAGGAGACGCAGGCCGCCGTCGGCTCCATGTCGGAAGGGGTGGAGCAGGTGAACAAGGGAACGGCTGAGACGCGCCGTTCGGGAGAGGCACTCGCCGGCATACTCGGGCAGATAAACGATCTCACCATGCAGGTCAGCCAGATCGCCACCGCGGCCGAGGAGCAGACCGCGACGACCCACGAAATCACCAACAACATCCAGATGATCACCAGCGTGGTGAACAGCAACGTGGTGAGTGCGCGCGGCACCAGCGACGCTACCTCGAGGCTCGCGCAGCAGGTCGACGAGCTGCACGAACTGGTCGGGCACTTCCGTCTCTCCGAGCTCCTCGTCTGGGACGCGAGCTTCAGCACCTCCATAGCGCTCTTCGACGGCCACCACAAGAAACTGTTCGAGATGATCAACGAGCTCAGCAAGGCGATGCAGGAGAAGAAGACGAAGGAGATCATCGGCTCCATCCTGAAGCGCCTGGTGGAGTACACCGGGAGCCACTTTGCGGCCGAAGAGGAAGCATTCCGCAAGACCGGCTATCCCGACGCGGAGAAGCACTGCCAGCTGCACGCGGACCTTGTAAGGCAGGTACTGGACCTTCAGGAGAAATTCGAGTCCGGCACAGTCGTTCTCACCGCCGAAGTTACGGACTTCCTCCAGGACTGGCTGGTGAACCACATAAAGGGAACCGACCGCTCGTACTCCGCTCACCTCAGAAAGCACGGCGTGAAGTAA
- the hemH gene encoding ferrochelatase, whose protein sequence is MAEKTALLMLQMGGPDSLAAVEPFLVNLFTDRDIIRLGPSFLQPFIARRIARKRAPKVEEYYRQIGGRSPILELTEAQGRGVQELLGANVVPFVAMRYSRPSTLEALAAIKREGISRIVALSLYPHYSRATTGSSLNELKRVLKEAGHPFQLRYVDRFYDHPLYIRALVEKIEEALGNFPQRGEVELVFSAHSLPQSFIDQGDPYLDQIKETVRLVMERVSGVSHHLSFQSKAGPVKWLEPSTEEMMQTLAAGGRKNLLMVPLSFVSDHIETLYEIDIQYAEEAKELGIERFVRAESLNSSPIFMQCLADLVHGVSQ, encoded by the coding sequence ATGGCCGAAAAAACCGCACTCCTTATGCTCCAGATGGGGGGACCCGATTCTCTGGCTGCCGTTGAGCCCTTCCTGGTAAACCTCTTCACCGACCGGGACATCATCAGGCTTGGCCCCTCTTTCCTGCAGCCGTTCATCGCGAGAAGGATCGCGCGTAAGCGGGCGCCGAAGGTGGAGGAGTACTACCGCCAGATAGGCGGGCGCTCGCCGATCCTGGAGCTCACCGAGGCTCAGGGGCGCGGTGTGCAGGAGCTCCTCGGGGCAAATGTGGTCCCCTTCGTTGCCATGCGCTACTCGCGCCCCTCGACGCTGGAAGCGCTTGCCGCCATAAAAAGGGAGGGGATCTCCAGAATCGTCGCCCTTTCCCTCTACCCGCACTACTCCAGGGCCACCACGGGCTCCAGCCTCAACGAGCTGAAGCGCGTGCTGAAGGAAGCGGGGCACCCCTTCCAGCTCCGCTACGTTGACCGGTTCTACGACCACCCCCTCTACATACGGGCACTGGTGGAAAAGATAGAGGAAGCGCTCGGGAACTTTCCGCAAAGAGGGGAGGTGGAGCTGGTCTTCTCCGCGCACTCCCTGCCGCAGTCCTTCATCGACCAGGGGGACCCGTACCTCGACCAGATCAAGGAGACGGTGCGCCTCGTGATGGAGCGGGTCTCCGGGGTGAGCCACCACCTTTCCTTCCAGAGCAAGGCAGGACCGGTGAAATGGCTGGAGCCCTCCACCGAGGAGATGATGCAGACACTGGCAGCCGGCGGGCGCAAGAACCTGCTGATGGTCCCCCTCTCCTTCGTCTCCGATCACATCGAGACCCTCTACGAGATAGATATCCAGTACGCCGAGGAGGCAAAGGAACTGGGGATCGAGCGGTTCGTCAGGGCCGAGTCGCTGAACTCCTCTCCCATCTTCATGCAGTGCCTGGCCGATCTGGTGCACGGGGTGTCTCAGTAG
- a CDS encoding AAA family ATPase, whose translation MEKRIIDGIAVTLANPIELPLRWVGDDELLKQLLAAWMVIDERDLPFNPRLIGKPGVGKTTLGYAAAERLGRDVYLFQATMDTRPEDLIITPVIGPDGTIQYAASALVSAMITGGVLILDEGNRMSEKAWASLAPLLDDRRYVESIITGLRISAHPDFRIVVTMNEDSSTFEVPEYIHSRLQPQIFIDFPEADEELAILRENLPFADVAILRYVTDFLQRGHAADEPYSVRDGINIARFALKMKHAGNDSRELLALAVKSILGEDALRYL comes from the coding sequence ATGGAAAAGAGAATTATAGACGGCATCGCGGTGACGCTGGCAAACCCGATAGAGCTGCCGCTTCGCTGGGTGGGGGATGACGAGCTCCTGAAGCAGCTCCTGGCGGCGTGGATGGTGATCGACGAGCGCGACCTTCCCTTCAACCCGCGGCTGATCGGAAAGCCTGGGGTGGGGAAGACGACCCTCGGGTATGCGGCGGCCGAGCGGCTCGGCCGGGATGTCTATCTTTTCCAGGCGACGATGGATACCCGCCCGGAGGACCTCATCATCACGCCGGTCATAGGCCCGGACGGCACGATCCAGTATGCGGCGTCCGCGCTCGTCTCCGCGATGATAACCGGAGGGGTGCTGATCCTCGACGAAGGTAACCGCATGAGCGAGAAGGCGTGGGCCTCGCTGGCGCCGCTCCTGGACGACCGCAGGTACGTGGAGTCGATTATCACCGGGCTCCGGATCTCCGCCCATCCCGACTTCCGCATAGTCGTCACCATGAACGAGGACTCCTCCACCTTCGAGGTACCGGAGTACATCCACTCGCGGCTGCAGCCCCAGATCTTCATCGATTTCCCCGAGGCGGATGAGGAGCTCGCGATACTGAGGGAGAACCTCCCCTTTGCCGACGTCGCCATACTTCGCTACGTCACCGACTTCCTGCAGAGAGGGCACGCGGCGGACGAGCCGTATTCGGTGCGCGACGGGATCAACATCGCGCGGTTCGCACTGAAGATGAAGCACGCCGGGAACGACTCGAGGGAGCTTCTGGCGCTCGCGGTGAAAAGTATCCTCGGCGAGGACGCCCTGAGGTATCTGTAG